The following DNA comes from Terriglobia bacterium.
CAAGCACATATTGGTTGCGTAGCTCGACGCCTATCTTGGTCGCCACGTCGGCCAGCTCGTTTGGGTTATCAATGGTAAATGTCCGCCCGCCGGTCACATCGGTGATCGAGGCCAGCATGGTCGGGCCCATGCGCTCCTCTTCGGTCCGCGGGGTCGAGTCGAAGATGCCGATGGCGTAAATCTGAACATCGGCCTCTTTCACCAGGTTCTTGATCTCGCTTTCCGTATAGCGGCTGTGGTTGTCGCCGCCGTCGGAAATGATGAGCAGCGCCTTCTTCTGCTGGTGCGCGTGGCGCATCTTGCTCAGGCCCAGGTAAATCGCGTCCAGCAAGGCGGTGCGGCCCTTGGGAATGATGGTAACCAGCTTGCCCTGGATGTCTTCCACCGATGAGGTGAAGTCGCTGAGCATCTCGGGCCGTTCCGAGAAGGCGATGATGAAGAATTCGTCCTGCGGGTTGGCGGTTCGGAAAAACTCGACCACGGCCTCCCGCGACTTCTCGATCTTGTTGCTCATGCTCCCGCTCATGTCGAAAATGACGCCCAGCGAAAGCGGCGCGTCTTCGCTGGAAAAGTGCCGGATTTCCTGCTTCTCGCCGTTTTCGAAGAGCTCAAAATTGTCGCGCTCCAGGCCCGTGACCAGCCGGTTCATCGGGTCGGTGATGGTCGCGGGGATCAGCACCAGGTCCACGTCCACCCGCATGGGTTTAGTGTGAGTCTTCAGCGCCGGGTCAGCCGACTTGGCCGCCAGCGCCGTGTCGGACGGCTTGGCGTGTGGCTGGATGTGAACTTCGTCCTGGTTTTGTGCCAACCCGCCAGGGACGAATATCAGCGCCGCCACCAACAGGAACGCGAGCAGCCGTAAGTATCGGGAGGGATGCGACGGATCTGCGGCCGATGGTGACTGAGTCAGGAGCACAGTCTGAAGAGGATGCGTCGCCATGCGGCGAGACCCGCATTGGCTGCTGCGGCGGGTCATAGTGCCTCGTGTGGTTCGATGGTACCACAGGCGGGCGAACCGGATTTTCCCTCGCGCGCTCCAGCCACGACCTGCCCGGGACGAGTTCAGACGGATTACAATCGGCGGCATGGAGATCGCACCCTTTTCTGCTTTCCGGTATGACTCGATGAGAGTCTCCATCGGCGATGTGGTTACGCAGCCCTACGACAAGATTTCGCCGGAGATGCAGGCGCGCTACTACCAGGCCAGCCCCTTCAACCTGGTGCGGATCATCCTGGGGAATCCGGACGTGGAACAGCCTGACGTCTACCAGGCTGCGGCGGCGCATTTTGCGTCGTGGCGCGAGCAGGGCATCCTGCGCGCCGATCCTGAACCGTCCTTGTACGCGTATTCCCAGCGCTTCATGGTTTCCGGGACCGGTGAGGAGACCGAGCGCCGCGGGTTCATTGCGCTCGGCCGTATTCATGACTATTCCGAGGGTGTGGTCTTTCGTCACGAGCGAACCCTGGCCAAGCCCAAGCAGGACCGGTTGAATCTGTTGCGTGCCACCCGCGCGCAATTCGAGCAGCTTTTCATGGTCTACAGCGATCCGCGCGGCGAAGTGGACGGCCTCCTGCAGACGACCGCACCGCCGGACATTGACGTGCGCGATGAATACAACGTCCAGCACCGCATGTGGCGCATCTCCAGCCGCGAGACGATCCGCCGCGTGGCGGCCCTGATGGCGGACAAGAAGACCATCATCGCCGATGGCCACCATCGCTACGAAACCGCTCAGGACTACCGCGACGAGCGCGCCGCGGCCGCTCGCGGCAAAGGCGATGCGCCCTACGATTACGTGGTGATGACCTTCGTCAACATGGACGCGCCCGGGCTGGTGATCCTGCCTACCCACCGCGTGGTGAGCGGCCTGTCCGGTTTCGATAAAGACCTCTTCCTGCGCAGCGCCTTCCCATACTTCGGCGTTGAGCAGGCCGCCACCACCGATCCGGCCGGCCTGGTCGCTCTCCTCCAACATGCCGGGCAGCAGGGGACCGCTTTCGTCGCGGTGATAGGACACGAGGCATTTCTGCTGCGCGCTCGCT
Coding sequences within:
- a CDS encoding VWA domain-containing protein, with translation MATHPLQTVLLTQSPSAADPSHPSRYLRLLAFLLVAALIFVPGGLAQNQDEVHIQPHAKPSDTALAAKSADPALKTHTKPMRVDVDLVLIPATITDPMNRLVTGLERDNFELFENGEKQEIRHFSSEDAPLSLGVIFDMSGSMSNKIEKSREAVVEFFRTANPQDEFFIIAFSERPEMLSDFTSSVEDIQGKLVTIIPKGRTALLDAIYLGLSKMRHAHQQKKALLIISDGGDNHSRYTESEIKNLVKEADVQIYAIGIFDSTPRTEEERMGPTMLASITDVTGGRTFTIDNPNELADVATKIGVELRNQYVLGYRPKKPGHDGKWRKVKVKLNPPKGLPPLHVYAKTGYYAPTE
- a CDS encoding DUF1015 domain-containing protein, giving the protein MEIAPFSAFRYDSMRVSIGDVVTQPYDKISPEMQARYYQASPFNLVRIILGNPDVEQPDVYQAAAAHFASWREQGILRADPEPSLYAYSQRFMVSGTGEETERRGFIALGRIHDYSEGVVFRHERTLAKPKQDRLNLLRATRAQFEQLFMVYSDPRGEVDGLLQTTAPPDIDVRDEYNVQHRMWRISSRETIRRVAALMADKKTIIADGHHRYETAQDYRDERAAAARGKGDAPYDYVVMTFVNMDAPGLVILPTHRVVSGLSGFDKDLFLRSAFPYFGVEQAATTDPAGLVALLQHAGQQGTAFVAVIGHEAFLLRARSGAADAVLAAVSARQRQLDLVHLHKVLLEHVMGISEEAIRQQQNIKYVREAGDAIRQAQAGANVAFLVNPVRIDQVRDIAFAGEVLPQKSTDFYPKSRVSPEPRVDFRSLFSRLATQGSGLFSRMFESWGEVPAALVRQMDWRNSLDGCIGLEDYTHAPFSTTGVVR